AGGTATTTGATTGTAATAAGGGCCTATTTCAACGAGATCCTGGCCGCGGAGCATCGATACAATCTTGTTCTTGTCATGGAGCAGAAACGGAGTGGAAATGTCGCCCAGGGCAATTGCCATCTTCACGGCGTGAAGAAACAGTCCCGCAGTGTCGACCGAAAGATGGAAACGCCAGTTGCCATCCTGTTCGGTAAAGGGTGAAAGCAGCACGCCATGCGGATGGGCAAATACGATTTCCCACGGATGGGAACCCACCCATGCTTTCGAGTTATACCAGCCGCGAAATGCGCGATCATCCTGATCCGGCAGGTCGAGAAGGCCACAGTGCCGACTGTCCGCCTTCAATGAATATTTTTCTCTTGCGGCAAGGTGCCTCAATTCGGGAAACGCCGCATCATATGCACATCCGACGACCTGCAGATACTTGCCGGAAGTGAGAGAAACCCACGATCTCTCGTTAGCGCCTTTAACACAGGCCAATTCCAACCTTACCAGCTCGTTCCGGGATAACGGCGAGCTGGTCCGCTTTGGCCACGTCCACTTCCTGATCAAACGCCCGGTACGCGATTCATACGGGATCAGACGTCGCACACGTCGATTGAAGGCATCCGGGTTCTCATTTGCGTACTTCAACCGGCGCGTCAATTGGGGAAGCGCCGACGTCCACACTTCCTGGGAATTCCAGATCGAGTAGCCCGAACCGTTTTCGAATTCGATTTCTCCCGATGAGATGTCCCAGGTCGATGAGTAAGTTGTCCATCCGACTTCTATCGATCCATGTAAACGGCCTCCATATAGCAGGAACCGGGAGCGATGCCACTGTCTTGGCTTGGGTATGAAGTATGGTCCCCACCAAACCACGTCGTAAGTTTTTTCGATCGGTTCCGTATCCCTGATCCGGTCGAAGAGAATTGCGAATTGTGCGGAAAGCCTCACCCGCAAATCGTTTGTCACGGGAAACCTTTTTATTATTTTTAGGGCCATAACGATCCGGCCCCGCCGGTTATTTATGCAACTGTGCGCTGATTATCGCGGATCGAATGCGATGAGCCGTTCCTTCCGGGCCGCCGCCAGCAGCTTCGCGTCGGCGCAGGCGAAGATCACGTCTTCCTTCAACTCCGAACGAAGCCACATTGCGGATGCGAGATGAATCGAATCGGCGCCGCGGACGGCATGCTTCCGGATGGTCTGCTTGACGATCGGCAGCAGTTCCTCGGGGAATTCGAGGACGAACAACCTGTTCCAGTCGGATTCGAACGCCTTGACCAGGTCCCCGAGGACCCGCGCCGGGAAATCCCCCGCAAGTTGCTTCCTGTGCAGCGCGGAAAGGATCTCCGGGTACGCCAGGCGGGATGTGGCGGCATACGGGTGATCGGCCAATAACCGGTCGACCGCGCCGGAGCCTTCTTCGGCGATGTATCTCTTGACCAGCGCGCTGCTGTCGAGATAGATCATCGCCTTTCCTCGAGGATGAGTTCGGATGCTTTTCTTCCCCCGCGCGCGCGGCGGATCGGCCGAAAGGGAGTTCTATCTTCCGGCAGGTGCAGGCGATTCCGGTGGGCAAGGGACGCAAGCCGTTCTTCCGTCCCCGCCGTCTTCTCGACCTGGTCCAGCCGGTGGATCACGGCGATCGGCCTGTTCCGGTCCGTGACGATCACCGGGATGCCCTGGCGCGACAGGGATAGGAAATGGGTCAGCCGGTTTTTCAATTCCCGAACTCCGACGATATGCATTGCGGTTCCCTCCTATGTGGCCATTGTAGCCACATTCCTGGCGCGTCGCAAGAACGTCCCTGTTCTTTAGGCCGTCCCCGGTTTTGAAAGGAAACGGCGGAGCCGTCCACCCCCGGCCCCGCCGTTTTCATGCTTGCCGGAGTTCACTCCGGGATGTATCCTTACTGTAAGGAAGTAAGGAGGCCGGGATGCTCGCGAAAAAAACGTCTAAAAATCAGCTTACATTGCCCAAGGAGATCGCGGACCGTTTTCCAGGGACGGAATATTTCGATGTCCAGGTGAAGGGCAGGGCGATCCTCCTGCGTCCCGTCCGGATCGAAGCCGAAGGAGAACGCTCCGGGATCGATGCGATCCGGGAAAAGATTCGGAAATTGCGACTGACTGAAAAGGACGTGGCCAAGGCGGTCAGGTGGGCCCGAAACCGGCCCTGATCCGGGCCGTACTCGACACCAACGTGCTGGTCTCCGTCCTTCTCTTCGGGGGTCGTCTCGAAGAGTTTCGGCTGGCATGGAAGGCCGGGCGGTTGCGGATCGTTACCTGTAAGGAATTGCTCGACGAGATCGTCCATACCCTTTCCTATCCAAAGTTTCGGCTGACTCCGAAAGAGATTTCATCGCTTCTTTACAAGGAACTCCTGCCGTTTTCGGAAGTGGTGGATATATCCGGACGGACGGAGTCCGTTTCACGGGATCCGGACGACGACATAGTGATTCGGTGTTCCCTTGTTGGCGGCTGTTCCTGGCTGGTTTCCGGCGACGACGATCTTCTGGAGATCGGGAAATACCAGGGAGTCGAAATACTGTCCCCGAGGGAATTCCTGGACAGGATCTTGGGCGGGTAATCCGACAGGATCAGGGAGAAAGCCAGTTCGCGGTTCGCAAGCCACGGATCCGTCGAAATTCGCGGATGTTGGCTGTGACCAGCGTTGCTCCGATGCTTAGCGCATGGGCGCCGATGAGAAGATCCATAGAACCGATGGGTGTCCCGGCTATTTCAAGGGCCGCCCGGATTTCTCCGTAAGCCATCGCTGCGGATTCGTCGAATGGAACGATTTCGAATGGCGCCAGGAATCCGGCAAGGGCTTTCCTGTTTTTCCCGGGATCGTCGCTTTTGGCGACCCCGAACCAGAGCTCGGCTGTTGTTATAGAGGAAAGTCCGACGTCTCCCGGTTGGCTTCCTGTGAGGCGCTGTATCAGTTTCGGGGGTTTTCGGCGTATCAGTTCGATACAGCCGTCGGTGTCCAGGATGTATTTCATGCCGTTAAGCCCTTGCGGCGCTGCATGTGTGGCTGTGCCCGGTCCCGCAAGAAGTCGGTCGTGAAGAGGGAAAGGCTTTCCACGAGCCCGTCCCATGAGCCGGTCGGCGGGATAAGAAGGACGATCCTTCCCGCTTTTTTCACGAACACGTGGTCGCCTTCGAACCGCATTTCCCGAGGCAGACGCACGGCCTGGCTTTGTCCGTTCCGAAAAAGTTTCGCGCTTTTCATGTCCGCCTCCGAATATATATTAATAGTATATACTACAGGCCGGGAAGCCTTTTGTCACGAAATGAACATGGCGGTGCGGTTTCAGCGGTAATGCGGACTTACAAGGTAAATTTGACGTGGTATCATCTTTCGGAAGCCATTGCAGGGGGAGAAAGGAGGAAACCGGAATGGGGCATTTCTCGGTAAGCGTCGTCGGCAAGGACCGGCCGGGGATCGTCGCGGAGGTGAGCCGGATCCTCTACGAGCAGGGTTGCAACATCGAGGACTCGACCTGCACGATCCTGTCGGGGCAGTTCGCGATGATCCTGGTGGTTTCCCATCCGGCGATCTCCGCCGTAGCGGAATTAAGTCCAGCGTTCGAAGAGGTGCGCTCGCAGATGCGCCTGATCGTCACCCTTCACACGCTTAAGGACGAGGAGGTCGTCCACGAAAAATCTTTCCTGGGGAACCCTCACATCATCTCCGTGTACGGGGCCGACCGGCCGGGGATCGTGTACAACGTCACGAGGGAGCTGGCGCAGCGGAAGGTTAACATCACCGACCTCAACACTCAGGTCGTCGGAACGAAGGAGAGGCCGGTTTACGTCATGGTGCTGGAAGTGGACATCCCCGAAGGCACCGACATGAAGGGGCTGGAAAAGGAATTCGAGCGGATAAAGAAAGAGCTCTCCGTATCCATCACGGTGCGGCCGATAGAGACCCTGGAACTTTAATCGCAACCGGCATCATGGCCATTCTCCCGATATTGAAGTTTCCGGATCCGCTCCTTAAGGAAAAATCCGCACCCGTGGATGAGATTACGCCGGAATTGTCGGTGTTCATAAACGATCTTCTCGATACGATGCGGGCGTCGGCCGGAGGGGTGGGAATCTCCTCCCCGCAGGTGGGGTTCCTGAAGCGGATAATCGCGGTCGACGTCTCGAAGCACAAACGCGGCGGCCAGGAGGAGAACCACGGCCTGATGGTGCTCCTGAATCCTGAAATCCTGGCCAAGGGCGGGCGCCAGATCGTGCGGGAGGGGTGCATGAGCATCCCGGATTACACCGCGAATATCGAACGTGCCCAGTGGGTGCTCGTGGACGCGTTGGACAGGACCGGCAAGCAGGTCATACTCGAAGCCGTCGGGTTCGAGGCGGTGGCCATCCAGCACGAGGTGGACCACCTGGACGGCGTCCTTTTCCTGGACCGCGTCTCCTCCTCCAAAACGGATCTCTTCCGGCGCAAGAAGTACCGCTGACCCTCTTACCGCTCCTTGCCGTTCAGTCGAAGTTTCCCGGTTCCGCCCTCGATCGACAGCGCGGCCTGCACCTTGCCTTTATTGTCCATAAGCGTGACCGCGCCGTCGTCTTTAGCGGTGACGGCCAGGCCTATGAGCACCCGTTCCTTGCCGTCGGTCATGGAGAGCGCCGGAGAGTCGTCACCGGTGATCGCCAAGGAAAAGCGCACCTTTTCTTTGGTGTCCACCATCGCGAGGACGGGCCTCCCGTCCTTGTCGGTCCCCAGGACCGCCTTCACGGCGCCGGTCGCCGTCACGAGCACGAGCTTCTCGGTGCGTACCTCCTTTACCTGCTCCGGGCGCGCGGCAAAGGCATCGCGGTTCCCATGCATCACAAGGAGCGTCACCAGGCAGCCCGCCACGCCCGCCAATATCGCCGTACCGATCGTCTTCATTCATCCTCCCGTCGAAGTCTTTATTTGGTTTTCCGCGTTTCGCTTTTTCCTGGAGGAGACTCCGCCTCCGCGATGTCGAACTTGTAGACGCGGTTTCCGAGCCCGCTGCTGATATAGAACCGCCGGATGGCTTCCCGGAAAACGAACGTTGTGGGGACGTTGCTCGAAAGTCGCACGATGTCCCTTTCCACGACGTCCGCATAGGTGGCGACGTACTTGTAGTCCCTGTCGAACTCCTTGATCACCTGCATCAGGTGGTCGAGCACCAGCACGTTCCCGTTTTTCCGGAACGCCAGCCCTCCGATCCCCTGGAATTTCGCGTTCTCGAGCCCCAACCCGCCGAACGTTTTCACCACCCGCGACGTTTTCGGATCGATCACCTTGATTTCCACGGTGACCCCCAGGACCGCGTACAGTTTCCCGTCGTACGGGTTGAACTGGATCCTCGTGAGCGTGGGGAGGTCCGCTTCGGTTTTATCCCTCCGGTCGTAGGTCCCTCGCAGCCGCCCTATGGTTTCGTATTTTTCCCTGGCGCGGTCCGCCTTGATGACCTGGAAGCGGGACCCGTCCGCGATCCAGCAGAACCCCTCCGGCGTCACCGCGAGGTTGTTCGGATTGTTGGGAATCCCCGTATCGGTGGGGGGGTACTTGATCTCCTCGATCCCTTTCCCTTC
Above is a window of Deltaproteobacteria bacterium DNA encoding:
- a CDS encoding putative toxin-antitoxin system toxin component, PIN family, which translates into the protein MGPKPALIRAVLDTNVLVSVLLFGGRLEEFRLAWKAGRLRIVTCKELLDEIVHTLSYPKFRLTPKEISSLLYKELLPFSEVVDISGRTESVSRDPDDDIVIRCSLVGGCSWLVSGDDDLLEIGKYQGVEILSPREFLDRILGG
- the def gene encoding peptide deformylase, whose product is MAILPILKFPDPLLKEKSAPVDEITPELSVFINDLLDTMRASAGGVGISSPQVGFLKRIIAVDVSKHKRGGQEENHGLMVLLNPEILAKGGRQIVREGCMSIPDYTANIERAQWVLVDALDRTGKQVILEAVGFEAVAIQHEVDHLDGVLFLDRVSSSKTDLFRRKKYR
- a CDS encoding AbrB/MazE/SpoVT family DNA-binding domain-containing protein; this encodes MKSAKLFRNGQSQAVRLPREMRFEGDHVFVKKAGRIVLLIPPTGSWDGLVESLSLFTTDFLRDRAQPHMQRRKGLTA
- a CDS encoding ACT domain-containing protein; its protein translation is MGHFSVSVVGKDRPGIVAEVSRILYEQGCNIEDSTCTILSGQFAMILVVSHPAISAVAELSPAFEEVRSQMRLIVTLHTLKDEEVVHEKSFLGNPHIISVYGADRPGIVYNVTRELAQRKVNITDLNTQVVGTKERPVYVMVLEVDIPEGTDMKGLEKEFERIKKELSVSITVRPIETLEL
- a CDS encoding type II toxin-antitoxin system VapC family toxin, coding for MIYLDSSALVKRYIAEEGSGAVDRLLADHPYAATSRLAYPEILSALHRKQLAGDFPARVLGDLVKAFESDWNRLFVLEFPEELLPIVKQTIRKHAVRGADSIHLASAMWLRSELKEDVIFACADAKLLAAARKERLIAFDPR
- a CDS encoding AbrB/MazE/SpoVT family DNA-binding domain-containing protein, which produces MLAKKTSKNQLTLPKEIADRFPGTEYFDVQVKGRAILLRPVRIEAEGERSGIDAIREKIRKLRLTEKDVAKAVRWARNRP
- a CDS encoding type II toxin-antitoxin system VapC family toxin; the encoded protein is MKYILDTDGCIELIRRKPPKLIQRLTGSQPGDVGLSSITTAELWFGVAKSDDPGKNRKALAGFLAPFEIVPFDESAAMAYGEIRAALEIAGTPIGSMDLLIGAHALSIGATLVTANIREFRRIRGLRTANWLSP
- a CDS encoding type II toxin-antitoxin system Phd/YefM family antitoxin yields the protein MHIVGVRELKNRLTHFLSLSRQGIPVIVTDRNRPIAVIHRLDQVEKTAGTEERLASLAHRNRLHLPEDRTPFRPIRRARGGRKASELILEERR